Proteins encoded within one genomic window of Oceanococcus sp. HetDA_MAG_MS8:
- a CDS encoding TIGR04255 family protein, producing MSITFNKAPLIELVAELRWEPQLSVATDQGGNQLQLPRSLLDTSEFEEFFQRFGGAIYQHGFKQMERLVPHGVPLPHDRVACRYRHEDQRNVPLLAQVGPSIFSINALPPYKSWTEFRPWIEKAAGALFEANAGISRLSASVRYIDAFKEPLLQGRSASEFFESELGFALNLPAALTQRKRTDDSVRTAISTSIPLDGMQMTVKLAEGKSAGESVAIMDTLVSVNDEFDPNVAEILQALDSARSVIHDTFIELTQGISELLEPQGKDDD from the coding sequence ATGTCGATAACGTTCAACAAAGCCCCACTCATAGAGCTAGTCGCCGAGTTGCGCTGGGAACCCCAGCTCTCCGTGGCTACCGATCAAGGAGGCAACCAGTTGCAGCTTCCTCGTTCGTTGTTGGACACGTCAGAGTTCGAGGAGTTTTTCCAGCGATTTGGCGGGGCTATTTATCAACATGGGTTCAAACAAATGGAGCGCCTCGTGCCGCATGGCGTGCCGTTGCCCCATGATCGTGTGGCTTGCCGATACAGGCATGAAGATCAACGAAACGTCCCGCTGCTTGCGCAAGTTGGCCCGTCAATATTCAGCATCAACGCCCTGCCGCCCTACAAATCGTGGACTGAATTTCGGCCTTGGATTGAAAAAGCGGCTGGCGCACTATTTGAAGCCAACGCCGGGATAAGCAGGCTGAGTGCTAGCGTTCGATACATTGATGCTTTTAAGGAACCTCTTTTGCAGGGGCGCAGTGCATCTGAGTTTTTTGAATCCGAGCTGGGATTTGCACTTAATTTGCCTGCTGCATTGACCCAAAGAAAGCGCACTGATGATTCAGTACGAACTGCTATCTCCACGAGTATCCCACTCGATGGGATGCAAATGACCGTGAAATTGGCTGAAGGCAAGTCTGCTGGCGAGTCGGTAGCAATCATGGACACTCTGGTGTCGGTCAACGATGAATTTGATCCCAATGTTGCCGAGATTCTCCAGGCATTGGATTCAGCGCGGTCTGTGATTCACGACACATTCATCGAACTGACGCAGGGCATTTCTGAACTGCTCGAACCTCAGGGAAAAGATGATGATTGA
- a CDS encoding type II toxin-antitoxin system prevent-host-death family antitoxin, producing MRVVNFSEARKGLKGVIDAVVDDADYTIISRRDAPDAVLMSLDTFNSIMETAHLLGTPANAAHLAESIAQHRRGELVDKPLTDD from the coding sequence ATGAGAGTAGTCAACTTTTCAGAGGCTCGTAAGGGGCTGAAGGGTGTTATCGACGCCGTCGTTGATGATGCCGATTACACGATTATCTCGCGCCGTGATGCCCCTGACGCAGTGTTGATGTCGCTGGATACCTTCAACAGCATCATGGAGACGGCGCATCTGCTGGGCACTCCTGCTAATGCAGCCCATCTGGCCGAATCAATCGCGCAGCACCGCCGCGGCGAGCTGGTAGACAAGCCACTGACGGATGATTGA
- a CDS encoding Txe/YoeB family addiction module toxin: MIEKLSWTPAAWADYEYWQAQDRKTLKRINKLIRDTLREPFEGIGKPEPLRENLSGYWSRRIDEKNRLVYAVGDGALTIVACRYHY, translated from the coding sequence ATGATTGAAAAGCTCTCGTGGACGCCTGCGGCGTGGGCTGACTACGAGTATTGGCAGGCGCAAGACAGGAAAACCCTGAAACGAATTAACAAGCTGATTCGTGACACGCTGCGTGAGCCATTTGAAGGAATCGGAAAACCAGAGCCCTTGCGAGAGAATCTGAGCGGCTACTGGTCTCGTCGAATTGATGAGAAGAACCGACTTGTTTACGCCGTTGGCGATGGCGCACTCACGATTGTTGCCTGTCGCTACCACTACTGA
- a CDS encoding SPOR domain-containing protein: protein MTRDYAHTQAKAGFPLVGVLTAVALAAGVGLLASVFLTPMPENEERLIRDSELSPTQDAAQPQTVATNELPPEEPARFKFYELLPNLEVIPFTDPTPVPTQRPNKPASQPVATATPKTPRQGEQYWVQAGSFRDAEDAESRRVALILLGLAPRVEIADIPGKGRFHRVKIGPQANTAAVRKVMEQLAEAGIDSYFTRQSTN, encoded by the coding sequence GTGACTCGGGACTACGCGCATACGCAGGCTAAGGCAGGCTTCCCCCTAGTTGGGGTACTCACAGCGGTAGCCCTGGCCGCTGGTGTAGGGCTGTTGGCTAGCGTGTTCCTGACGCCCATGCCCGAGAACGAAGAACGGCTCATTCGGGATTCAGAGCTGAGCCCCACGCAAGACGCCGCCCAGCCGCAGACTGTGGCAACAAATGAGCTTCCGCCAGAAGAACCCGCGCGGTTTAAGTTTTATGAGTTGCTTCCTAATCTGGAAGTCATCCCCTTCACGGACCCGACCCCGGTGCCCACTCAGAGGCCCAACAAGCCGGCAAGTCAGCCCGTTGCGACGGCCACACCCAAAACACCGCGACAAGGTGAGCAGTACTGGGTACAAGCGGGCAGCTTCCGCGACGCCGAAGACGCAGAGTCCCGCCGAGTCGCCCTCATATTGCTCGGCTTGGCGCCGCGCGTAGAAATCGCCGACATCCCCGGCAAGGGCCGTTTTCACCGGGTGAAAATTGGCCCTCAAGCCAACACCGCTGCTGTGCGCAAAGTGATGGAACAGCTGGCCGAAGCCGGCATCGACAGCTACTTCACCCGCCAAAGCACCAACTAA
- a CDS encoding arginine--tRNA ligase, translated as MKDALQDLLNQAFAAINLSPPAQARIENTRDKAHGDLAANHALVGAKQAGCAPRELAQRLIDNLPSSELVRQVDIAGPGFLNFFLASDARTQVLREIHDQGSRYGHAAPTGTKVLVEFVSANPTGPLHVGHGRGAAYGDCLVRLLRAAGNHVDAEYYVNDAGRQIDILATSVWLRYLQQHGQELSFPRKAYQGDYIGASAERLSQKHAQSLVADLNGYFEQRDIPADDDEHGDAHLDALISAAKALLGADAYRLVLDHILQEQLADIKTDLEGFRVHFEAWASERAVVEDGSAEAALKTLDAAGLTYRQDGALWFASTQFGDDKDRVLLRANGAATYFANDIAYHQQKIGRGYDRLIDVWGADHHGYVPRMKAAVQALTGQADKLDVQLVQFVSLLRDGEKVSMSTRAGTYETLEDLREEVGVDAARFFYVMRSNDQTLEFDLALATQQSADNPVYYLQYAHARVCSVLSQATQRFPQDPEATQAGLQQLDALGDDTENALLNLLGRFPETIQASARQLGPQIIVHYLREVAEGFHRWYNAVPFLVDDAAQRQARLCLAAGVATVLRNGLDLLGVAAPERM; from the coding sequence ATGAAAGATGCGCTGCAGGACCTGCTGAACCAGGCCTTTGCTGCTATTAACCTGAGTCCTCCCGCCCAAGCGCGTATCGAGAACACGCGCGACAAAGCTCACGGTGACTTGGCGGCTAATCACGCCTTAGTTGGCGCCAAGCAGGCCGGCTGCGCCCCACGCGAGCTAGCCCAACGCCTCATTGATAACCTGCCCAGCTCGGAATTAGTGCGGCAGGTGGACATCGCTGGCCCTGGTTTCTTGAACTTTTTCCTGGCCAGCGACGCTCGCACCCAGGTCCTTCGTGAGATCCACGATCAGGGCAGCCGTTACGGTCACGCTGCGCCGACAGGCACAAAGGTGCTGGTCGAGTTTGTCTCAGCCAACCCGACGGGGCCTTTGCATGTAGGCCACGGGCGAGGCGCTGCCTACGGGGACTGCCTGGTCCGGCTACTCCGAGCTGCTGGAAACCATGTCGATGCGGAGTATTACGTCAACGACGCCGGGCGACAAATTGACATCCTCGCCACCTCGGTTTGGCTACGGTACTTACAGCAACATGGTCAGGAGCTGAGCTTCCCTCGCAAGGCTTATCAAGGCGATTACATTGGCGCCTCGGCCGAGCGCCTGAGCCAGAAGCATGCACAGAGCCTAGTGGCCGATCTGAATGGCTACTTCGAGCAGCGCGACATCCCGGCGGACGACGACGAACATGGTGACGCGCACCTAGACGCCTTGATTAGCGCCGCAAAGGCATTGCTGGGCGCGGACGCATACCGGCTTGTTCTTGATCACATACTGCAAGAACAGCTCGCTGACATCAAAACCGATCTGGAAGGTTTTCGCGTGCATTTTGAGGCCTGGGCATCGGAGCGCGCCGTGGTCGAGGATGGCAGCGCCGAAGCGGCATTAAAAACACTCGATGCAGCTGGGCTCACTTATCGACAGGACGGAGCTTTGTGGTTCGCCAGCACCCAGTTTGGGGATGACAAAGACCGTGTTTTGCTCAGAGCGAATGGTGCCGCCACCTACTTCGCCAACGATATTGCTTACCACCAGCAGAAAATTGGCCGTGGTTATGATCGGCTGATCGACGTGTGGGGCGCCGACCACCACGGCTATGTGCCACGGATGAAAGCCGCCGTTCAAGCGCTAACCGGCCAGGCCGACAAGCTGGACGTACAACTGGTGCAGTTCGTCTCCCTACTCAGGGATGGTGAAAAAGTATCCATGTCGACGCGGGCAGGGACTTATGAAACCCTGGAAGACCTGCGCGAAGAGGTGGGCGTAGATGCGGCGCGCTTTTTCTACGTGATGCGCTCCAATGATCAAACACTGGAGTTCGACCTGGCCTTGGCCACCCAACAAAGTGCCGACAACCCGGTGTACTACCTGCAATATGCGCATGCACGCGTCTGCAGCGTGCTCAGCCAAGCCACGCAGCGGTTCCCGCAAGACCCAGAGGCCACGCAAGCCGGCCTTCAGCAGCTCGATGCGCTGGGCGACGACACTGAAAACGCCCTGCTGAACCTATTGGGCCGCTTTCCTGAAACCATTCAGGCCAGTGCCCGCCAATTGGGGCCACAAATCATCGTGCATTACCTGCGCGAGGTCGCCGAAGGCTTTCATCGCTGGTACAACGCCGTACCCTTTTTGGTGGATGATGCCGCACAGCGACAGGCCCGACTGTGTTTAGCCGCTGGAGTAGCTACGGTGTTACGCAATGGACTGGACCTGCTGGGCGTGGCTGCACCGGAGCGCATGTAA
- a CDS encoding wax ester/triacylglycerol synthase family O-acyltransferase: MRALSAQDAGFLYLERSHQPMHVGGLHLYSLPEGASDTHVAELLQSWRDGGFAPPFNQKLVWPLRRLGQPAWVRDPDVDAEYHIRHSALPAPGRYREMFALVSRLHGTLLHRDRPLWEAHVIEGIESKQFALYTKMHHAMIDGMGGMRLLQKSLSTDPAQRDMPAPWARGRDKRARSDAPSRGALRSLAEQMQDTLGAMPGALKGLYAYADAMRRRSDEGLKGPMQVPLTALNGRIGAARRFVAQSWKIERIKAVGHALDATLNDVVLAMSAGALRTWLMQHAELPEAPISAMAPVALTPKDADAYGNAVSAIFCSLATHIADPEERLRAIQHSMNQGKSLLQSMTRSEIMLLTSLGALPAALPLVLGLGHKMPPFNVIISNVPGPKDRLYWNGARLDGMYPVSIPVNGVALNITVTSYVDSLDFGLIACRRSVPSAQRLIDYLEQSLRELEQLAGLA; this comes from the coding sequence ATGCGCGCGCTGTCCGCTCAGGATGCTGGGTTTTTATACCTGGAACGAAGCCACCAACCTATGCATGTTGGCGGCTTGCACCTCTATAGCTTGCCCGAAGGCGCGAGTGATACTCATGTGGCTGAACTGCTGCAAAGCTGGCGCGATGGAGGCTTCGCTCCACCATTCAACCAGAAGTTGGTATGGCCACTGCGCCGTTTGGGTCAGCCCGCGTGGGTGCGCGACCCTGACGTGGACGCGGAGTATCACATTCGCCACTCGGCCTTGCCGGCGCCAGGCCGCTATCGGGAAATGTTTGCGTTGGTCTCACGACTGCATGGCACTTTGCTTCATCGTGACCGTCCATTGTGGGAGGCCCATGTCATTGAGGGCATCGAGTCTAAGCAGTTTGCGCTGTACACCAAGATGCACCACGCCATGATCGATGGCATGGGTGGCATGCGTCTGTTGCAAAAATCGTTGTCCACCGACCCGGCGCAGCGAGACATGCCGGCGCCATGGGCGCGAGGGCGCGACAAGCGCGCTCGCTCTGATGCGCCATCGCGCGGCGCCTTGCGCAGTCTGGCCGAGCAGATGCAGGACACACTCGGGGCGATGCCAGGAGCTCTAAAGGGCTTGTACGCCTATGCGGACGCCATGCGTCGGCGCTCCGATGAGGGGCTCAAGGGGCCTATGCAGGTGCCGCTTACGGCTTTGAATGGTCGGATTGGTGCAGCACGACGCTTTGTGGCGCAATCTTGGAAGATTGAACGCATCAAAGCCGTTGGTCATGCCTTAGACGCCACGTTGAACGATGTAGTGCTTGCGATGTCAGCGGGCGCCTTACGCACCTGGTTGATGCAGCATGCCGAACTGCCCGAGGCTCCTATCTCAGCGATGGCCCCAGTCGCGCTCACTCCAAAAGATGCCGATGCGTATGGCAATGCGGTGAGTGCCATTTTTTGCTCCTTGGCAACGCATATTGCTGATCCTGAGGAGCGCCTGCGCGCCATCCAGCACTCGATGAATCAGGGGAAGTCTTTGCTACAGTCGATGACGCGCAGCGAGATTATGTTGCTGACTTCACTAGGGGCGCTACCTGCAGCGCTGCCTTTGGTTCTGGGTTTAGGCCACAAAATGCCGCCATTCAATGTGATTATTTCGAATGTGCCCGGCCCCAAAGATCGCTTGTACTGGAACGGCGCTCGGTTGGATGGGATGTATCCCGTTTCCATTCCCGTGAACGGCGTGGCGCTCAACATTACCGTGACCAGCTATGTGGACAGCCTCGATTTTGGCCTGATTGCGTGCCGGCGATCGGTGCCCAGCGCACAACGCCTCATCGACTATTTGGAGCAATCCTTAAGAGAGTTAGAGCAGCTCGCGGGTTTGGCGTAA
- a CDS encoding TonB-dependent receptor has translation MKLTLSARGALCRRIAAAALGSLAIAQAPAFAQEAGDAVSLDKVEVTGSRIRRSDLETSSPVFTIGREGIEQSGVATLGQLLQEMPSIAGAATNPQVNNGGGSGASTVSLRGLGSQRTLVLLNGRRLNATPQLSAIDVNAIPVNVIERVEVLKDGASAIYGSDAIGGVVNFITRKDFQGTELMMGMGESARGDAGRDNVYATMGVPTSNGMVLMGLTYDQQDAVSSADRPFSSFPRALFNGQEIQFGSSRVPNGYYDISRSAAQAGGVNLADPNCGDGERVAVTRIEGQDGGDSSDYRCFIGGGPGNDTYNFQTENVNVTPQERFSAFMSGSWNLFRSAGVFSDVDFFADVIAQNTTANFQIAPEPFDAREPFANVTASADSIFNPFGEDIDDLRLRLLRVGNRVEEFSTDKFYVATGFKGVVFDNWFFDVNYIDGRDRQSTEAFGELFTTRTQDAIGPSFRDENGTPRCGTPDAIIEDCVPADFFRAFDPNRDNQAEAFSRLAPLVNDRASTSLKSYSFNITGDAMYLPAGALGVAFGYEHRTEAAETVPDPLRVFGLVSGNQSAPVKGSISIDEFYAEASIPLLADMPLANSLALSLGVRYSDYNTFGDTTNGKVGIEWRPISNLLVRSTYADVFRAPTIADLFGGQNDSAETYDDPCNFVETPEGADPNIDAACQNVVRDGSFQQSDSQLPATVGSNPNLQPEEGDALTLGFVYSAPFGFEPLTIEVDAFRFELSNTIGTVGTNIRLQQCFDNGLFCDSFTRNDQGQVNSLIDVTDNVGALETQGVDIGFRFDFGQTQFGRVSWNLDGTYLHKYDNERIEGDPTTLVENAGTFTEASAGGDGHFARWRGLSQLSWGQDQWSAAWFARYIGAVDENPGDFGSPSNENFVTSREVGAQIIHDIQVSYAMPKYKTKLSFGIDNVTDELAPVIYSGFNGSTDVRTYDTIGTFAYFQAKFTFE, from the coding sequence ATGAAGCTCACGTTATCTGCACGTGGAGCGCTTTGCCGGCGTATTGCTGCGGCTGCCTTAGGTAGCCTGGCCATCGCTCAAGCGCCCGCTTTTGCCCAAGAGGCCGGCGACGCCGTCAGCCTCGATAAAGTCGAAGTCACTGGATCGCGCATCCGCCGCTCCGACCTGGAAACCTCCAGCCCGGTGTTCACCATCGGCCGCGAAGGAATCGAACAATCTGGTGTGGCCACGCTTGGTCAGCTGCTGCAGGAAATGCCGTCTATTGCCGGCGCAGCCACCAACCCTCAGGTGAACAACGGTGGTGGTAGCGGTGCCAGCACAGTGTCGCTGCGTGGCTTGGGCAGTCAGCGCACCTTGGTGCTGCTCAACGGTCGCCGTTTGAACGCTACGCCTCAGCTGAGCGCCATTGACGTCAATGCCATTCCGGTGAACGTCATCGAGCGCGTTGAAGTGCTGAAAGATGGTGCCTCCGCCATCTACGGTTCCGACGCTATCGGCGGCGTGGTGAACTTCATCACCCGCAAGGATTTCCAAGGCACCGAACTGATGATGGGCATGGGCGAAAGCGCCCGCGGTGATGCTGGTCGTGACAATGTCTACGCAACCATGGGTGTGCCAACCAGCAACGGTATGGTGCTGATGGGGCTGACCTATGACCAGCAAGATGCTGTGTCTAGTGCAGATCGCCCCTTCTCTAGTTTCCCGCGTGCGCTGTTCAACGGTCAGGAAATTCAGTTTGGATCTTCGCGGGTGCCCAACGGCTACTACGACATTTCGCGCTCTGCGGCCCAAGCCGGTGGGGTGAACCTCGCTGACCCGAATTGTGGCGACGGTGAGCGCGTGGCTGTCACCCGCATTGAAGGCCAGGACGGTGGCGATTCTTCCGATTACCGCTGCTTCATTGGTGGTGGCCCGGGTAACGACACCTATAACTTCCAAACCGAAAACGTGAACGTGACCCCGCAGGAACGTTTCAGCGCCTTTATGTCGGGCAGCTGGAATCTGTTCCGCAGCGCTGGGGTGTTTTCAGATGTGGATTTCTTCGCTGATGTGATCGCTCAGAACACCACTGCGAACTTCCAGATCGCGCCAGAGCCCTTTGACGCCCGCGAGCCCTTCGCCAATGTCACTGCATCCGCAGACAGCATTTTCAACCCTTTTGGTGAAGACATCGACGACCTGCGTTTGCGTCTGCTGCGCGTGGGTAACCGTGTTGAGGAGTTCAGCACCGACAAGTTCTACGTAGCCACCGGCTTCAAAGGTGTTGTCTTCGACAACTGGTTCTTCGATGTGAACTACATTGACGGTCGCGACCGTCAGTCCACTGAAGCGTTCGGTGAGCTATTTACAACCCGCACTCAAGACGCGATTGGCCCTAGCTTCCGTGACGAAAACGGCACGCCACGCTGCGGTACACCGGATGCCATCATTGAAGACTGTGTGCCGGCTGACTTCTTCCGCGCCTTTGATCCGAACCGCGATAACCAAGCCGAAGCCTTCTCTCGCTTGGCTCCGCTGGTGAACGATCGTGCATCGACCTCGCTGAAGAGCTACAGCTTCAACATCACCGGCGATGCCATGTATTTGCCGGCTGGTGCCTTGGGCGTGGCTTTCGGTTACGAGCACCGCACCGAAGCGGCTGAAACCGTGCCTGATCCGCTGCGCGTATTTGGCCTTGTGTCCGGCAACCAGTCTGCTCCTGTGAAGGGCTCCATCAGCATTGATGAGTTCTACGCGGAAGCCAGCATTCCGCTGTTGGCTGACATGCCTTTGGCAAACTCTCTGGCCTTGAGCCTGGGCGTGCGCTACTCGGACTACAACACCTTTGGTGACACCACCAACGGTAAAGTTGGCATCGAATGGCGCCCAATTAGCAACCTGTTGGTTCGCTCGACTTACGCCGACGTGTTCCGTGCTCCGACCATTGCTGACCTCTTCGGCGGCCAGAATGACAGTGCTGAAACCTACGACGATCCATGTAACTTCGTGGAGACTCCTGAGGGCGCCGATCCGAACATCGACGCCGCCTGTCAAAACGTAGTGCGTGACGGTAGCTTCCAGCAGTCGGATAGCCAGCTGCCAGCCACCGTGGGTTCAAACCCCAACCTGCAGCCAGAAGAAGGCGATGCTCTGACCTTGGGCTTTGTGTACAGCGCGCCCTTCGGCTTTGAGCCTCTGACCATTGAAGTGGATGCTTTCCGCTTTGAGCTGTCGAACACCATCGGCACGGTTGGTACCAACATCCGTCTGCAGCAGTGTTTCGATAACGGTCTGTTCTGCGACTCCTTCACCCGGAATGATCAGGGTCAGGTCAACTCGCTGATCGACGTTACCGACAACGTGGGCGCGCTCGAAACCCAGGGTGTAGACATTGGCTTCCGCTTCGACTTTGGCCAAACCCAATTCGGCCGCGTGAGCTGGAACCTGGACGGCACCTACCTGCACAAGTACGACAACGAGCGTATTGAAGGCGACCCCACCACCTTGGTTGAAAACGCTGGTACCTTCACCGAAGCCTCTGCCGGAGGTGATGGGCACTTTGCCCGCTGGCGTGGTTTGTCCCAGCTGAGCTGGGGCCAGGATCAATGGTCCGCCGCATGGTTCGCACGCTACATTGGTGCGGTTGACGAGAACCCAGGTGATTTCGGCTCTCCGAGCAACGAAAACTTCGTCACCAGCCGGGAAGTGGGTGCGCAGATCATTCACGACATCCAAGTCTCTTATGCAATGCCGAAGTACAAAACCAAGCTGAGCTTTGGTATCGACAACGTCACGGATGAGCTGGCTCCGGTGATCTACTCCGGGTTCAACGGCTCCACTGACGTTCGTACCTACGACACCATTGGGACCTTTGCCTACTTCCAGGCCAAGTTCACCTTTGAGTAA
- a CDS encoding hemolysin III family protein: MNSSIAGNTSASSWKQAFAHRSYSIWEEAAHAISHGLAAVASVVALTVMVAMATLHGAVQHVVAVSVYGASLILLYTASTLYHSIPLPRARKVLHTLDHAAIYILIAGSYTPFALVALDDSSRWWLLGIVWTMATLGVIFKLFFTGRFDKVSVGLYLAMGWLVVFFAEPVIAALSAQGVMWLAAGGVAYTIGAGFYLWRGLKHNHTIWHLFVVAGSVLQFMAVWTDVIPHG; the protein is encoded by the coding sequence ATGAACAGCTCTATTGCAGGAAACACCTCAGCCAGCTCCTGGAAGCAGGCCTTCGCTCACCGCAGCTACAGCATCTGGGAAGAAGCGGCGCATGCTATTAGCCATGGCCTGGCAGCTGTGGCCAGCGTCGTCGCCTTAACGGTGATGGTGGCCATGGCGACCTTGCATGGTGCCGTACAGCATGTGGTTGCAGTGAGTGTTTATGGTGCCAGCCTCATCTTGCTGTACACCGCCTCCACCTTGTATCACAGCATCCCCTTGCCGCGTGCACGCAAGGTGCTCCATACCCTGGACCACGCGGCCATCTATATTTTAATTGCCGGCTCCTATACGCCCTTCGCCTTGGTGGCACTGGATGACAGTAGCCGTTGGTGGCTACTGGGGATTGTCTGGACAATGGCCACCCTCGGCGTGATTTTTAAGCTGTTTTTCACTGGCCGTTTCGACAAAGTCTCTGTAGGGCTGTATTTGGCCATGGGCTGGCTGGTGGTGTTCTTCGCTGAGCCCGTCATAGCCGCGTTATCTGCTCAAGGCGTGATGTGGTTGGCTGCGGGCGGCGTGGCCTACACCATTGGCGCAGGTTTTTATTTGTGGCGCGGGCTCAAGCACAACCACACCATTTGGCATCTTTTTGTTGTGGCCGGTAGTGTTTTGCAATTTATGGCGGTCTGGACTGACGTCATCCCGCACGGCTGA
- a CDS encoding DUF3999 family protein, with amino-acid sequence MRLLACASTAASLLFANSAWAQWEAVADDSSSWLKLSVNESLYTSLGMQALEQLRILDAAGREQAFAICTPQQAATPTTVQVPVVPLNVGLRARFDASGKLVRQGGPGVEALPPWTDWVLDLRDYPQDVISLTLPVDIDVSRVQLRSSPNAQQWSRPLPFRAQGQTALLANPETITLLRIDIDGGTQVTPSTLAVALSAQDTQAQMHWFPSGVPSGKAARVQRPYGIQGARLPRPPATLEAVSLASRLNPGDAWKSRGQWQAGSTLPVLRLAAVGDREWRLQTEPAKLNLDWELGHAAHELRLPAGLNLPLRIEIGDKPSQQLRCDDRRWRKASTALSLTSLASSAKEAQGSPQGPTNVRPWFLVIVAAGVITLWWRKRRR; translated from the coding sequence ATGAGATTACTCGCTTGCGCGTCTACAGCTGCGAGCCTGTTGTTTGCAAACTCTGCTTGGGCGCAGTGGGAAGCTGTGGCCGACGACTCCAGCAGCTGGCTTAAGCTGAGCGTAAACGAGTCACTCTATACGTCACTAGGCATGCAAGCCCTGGAACAGCTGCGCATCCTTGATGCCGCAGGCCGTGAGCAAGCCTTTGCGATTTGCACGCCGCAACAGGCTGCAACACCCACAACGGTGCAAGTTCCGGTAGTACCGCTCAACGTCGGGTTGCGGGCTCGCTTTGATGCCAGTGGCAAGCTCGTCCGCCAGGGTGGGCCCGGCGTAGAGGCCCTTCCGCCCTGGACGGATTGGGTGTTGGATTTGCGGGATTACCCCCAAGATGTCATCAGCCTCACCCTGCCAGTAGACATCGACGTATCTCGCGTACAGCTGCGGAGTAGCCCCAACGCCCAGCAATGGAGTCGGCCCTTGCCGTTTCGGGCGCAAGGCCAAACCGCGCTGCTGGCTAACCCTGAAACCATCACCTTGCTGCGAATCGACATCGATGGGGGAACCCAAGTCACACCCTCGACATTAGCGGTTGCCTTAAGTGCTCAAGACACGCAAGCCCAGATGCATTGGTTTCCCAGCGGCGTGCCCAGTGGGAAAGCCGCCCGCGTCCAACGGCCCTATGGCATCCAGGGAGCCAGGCTACCACGGCCTCCAGCCACTCTCGAGGCCGTATCGCTGGCCTCCAGACTCAACCCAGGAGATGCTTGGAAGTCGCGTGGACAATGGCAGGCGGGTTCAACCTTACCGGTATTGCGGCTTGCCGCTGTCGGCGACCGTGAGTGGCGACTGCAGACGGAGCCCGCGAAGCTCAATCTGGATTGGGAACTCGGTCATGCAGCCCACGAACTACGCCTTCCTGCTGGTCTCAACCTACCGCTACGCATAGAAATCGGAGACAAGCCCAGTCAGCAGCTACGCTGCGATGATCGCCGTTGGCGGAAAGCCTCTACGGCCCTGTCGCTAACTTCACTTGCAAGCTCAGCCAAAGAGGCCCAAGGGTCACCGCAGGGGCCAACCAATGTGCGGCCCTGGTTCTTGGTCATCGTCGCCGCCGGTGTCATCACACTTTGGTGGCGTAAGCGTCGACGCTAG